From a region of the Cucumis sativus cultivar 9930 chromosome 6, Cucumber_9930_V3, whole genome shotgun sequence genome:
- the LOC101212308 gene encoding protein EXORDIUM-like 5: MAFLFLLLLLLSISASSLSSLLAASPSFQTLQTNTHFFNPKLPPNSLSSSKKFEGSSDFVNLRYHMGPVLSSSPINIYLIWYGKWSVSQKLLIKDFLLSISPSHPRRAPPSPSVSQWWQTVSLYTDQTGANVSRNVVIAGEHSDIHHSHGTDLTRLSIQNVIATAVRSAPFPVDHRNGMFLVLTSQDVTMQDFCRAVCGFHYFTFPSMVGYTLPYAWVGHSGKQCPEQCAYPFAVPAYMAGGGPSALSPPNKDVALDGMISVIGHELAEVASNPLVNAWYAGEDPTAPTEIGDLCEGLYGTGGGGGYIGQVMRDGEGRTFNVNGRNRRKFLLQWLWSPVLKACAGPNALD; encoded by the coding sequence ATGGCGtttctcttcctcctcctcctcctcctctccATCTCTGCATCTTCTCTTTCCTCATTACTCGCTGCCTCTCCTTCCTTCCAAACCCTCCAAACCAACACCCATTTCTTCAACCCCAAACTTCCCCCAAATTCCCTCTCCTCCTCCAAGAAATTTGAGGGCTCCTCAGATTTCGTCAACCTCCGCTACCACATGGGCCCTGTTCTTTCCTCTTCCCCCATCAACATTTACTTAATCTGGTACGGCAAATGGTCCGTCTCCCAGAAATTGCTAATTAAGGATTTTCTCCTCTCAATTTCACCCTCCCATCCCCGCCGCGCCCCTCCTTCCCCTTCCGTCTCTCAGTGGTGGCAGACTGTATCCCTTTACACTGATCAAACCGGTGCTAATGTCTCCCGCAACGTCGTCATCGCCGGCGAACACTCCGACATCCACCACTCCCACGGAACCGATCTCACTCGCCTCTCCATTCAGAACGTTATCGCCACCGCCGTCCGATCCGCGCCGTTCCCGGTCGACCACCGGAACGGGATGTTTCTGGTGCTTACTTCTCAGGATGTTACCATGCAGGACTTCTGTCGAGCAGTTTGTGGGTTTCATTACTTCACCTTCCCTTCCATGGTCGGTTACACACTTCCCTACGCTTGGGTTGGCCATTCCGGGAAGCAATGCCCGGAGCAATGCGCCTATCCCTTCGCCGTGCCGGCGTATATGGCCGGAGGTGGCCCCAGCGCTCTCTCGCCGCCGAATAAAGACGTGGCGTTGGATGGAATGATCAGCGTAATCGGTCATGAGTTAGCTGAAGTGGCTTCAAATCCATTGGTGAATGCTTGGTACGCGGGCGAGGATCCGACGGCGCCTACGGAGATCGGTGACCTCTGTGAGGGGCTGTATGGGACCGGCGGTGGTGGTGGGTATATAGGGCAGGTAATGAGGGATGGAGAAGGAAGGACGTTTAATGTAAATGGGAGAAATAGAAGGAAGTTCTTGTTGCAGTGGCTGTGGAGTCCGGTCCTGAAGGCCTGTGCGGGTCCCAATGCTCTGGATTGA
- the LOC101212065 gene encoding amino acid transporter AVT3B, with amino-acid sequence MGFDREASSSSNRLRSSVAREDTPLLGTPIPLSSQPKTFANVFIAIVGAGVLGLPYAFKRTGWVMSLLMLFSVSFLTYYCMMLLVYTRRKIESLIGFSKINSFGDLGYTICGSPGRLIVDFLIILSQTGFCVGYLIFIGNTMADVFNSPTVMDLNPKILGLVPKVVYVWGCFPFQLGLNSIQTLTHLAPLSIFADIVDLGAMVVVMVKDVLIIFKQSPSVEAFGGFSVFFYGMGVAVYAFEGIGMVLPLESETKDKEKFGRVLGLSMAFITVLYGAFGTLGYFAFGKDTKDMITGNLGSGFISTVVKLGLCINLFFTLPLMMNPVYEIVERRFWGGRYCLWLRWLLVFLVSLVALLVPNFADFLSLVGSAVCCALAFVLPALFHFLVFKQELDIKGWCLDIGILVLGLVLGVSGTWSALVEIFSVKV; translated from the coding sequence ATGGGGTTCGATCGAGAAGCCAGTTCTTCATCCAATCGCCTTCGATCTTCGGTGGCCAGAGAAGACACGCCCCTTCTCGGCACTCCCATCCCTCTTTCCTCTCAACCCAAGACCTTTGCCAATGTTTTCATTGCCATTGTTGGGGCTGGCGTTCTTGGCCTTCCTTACGCTTTCAAGCGCACTGGCTGGGTTATGAGCCTTCTCATGCTCTTCTCTGTTTCCTTCTTGACCTATTACTGTATGATGCTCCTTGTCTACACTCGTCGCAAGATTGAATCGTTAATCGGATTCTCTAAGATCAATTCTTTTGGGGATTTGGGTTATACTATTTGCGGTTCCCCTGGGAGACTTATTGTggattttcttattattttgtcTCAAACTGGGTTTTGTGTTGgctatttgattttcattggTAATACTATGGCTGATGTTTTTAATTCTCCCACTGTTATGGATTTGAATCCTAAGATTTTGGGATTGGTTCCTAAGGTTGTGTATGTTTGGGGTTGTTTCCCTTTCCAATTGGGTTTGAACTCCATTCAGACTCTCACCCATTTAGCTCCTTTGAGCATTTTTGCTGATATTGTTGACCTTGGAGCTATGGTGGTGGTGATGGTTAAAGATGTTTTGATTATCTTCAAGCAGAGCCCATCTGTGGAGGCTTTTGGGGGATTTTCTGTGTTCTTTTATGGAATGGGCGTGGCTGTCTACGCCTTTGAAGGTATTGGGATGGTGTTGCCTCTAGAATCTGAGACAAAGGACAAAGAGAAATTTGGGAGAGTCTTGGGTTTGTCCATGGCTTTCATTACTGTTTTATATGGAGCATTTGGAACTCTTGGCTATTTTGCTTTTGGCAAAGATACTAAAGACATGATCACTGGTAACTTGGGCTCTGGATTTATTAGCACCGTTGTTAAACTGGGTCTCTGTATAAACTTGTTCTTCACCCTTCCATTGATGATGAATCCAGTTTATGAAATTGTTGAGAGACGGTTCTGGGGAGGAAGATACTGCCTCTGGCTGAGATGGCTACTGGTTTTCTTGGTCAGTTTGGTGGCACTGTTGGTCCCAAATTTTGCTGACTTCTTGTCTTTGGTTGGAAGCGCTGTGTGCTGTGCATTGGCATTTGTCTTGCCTGCTCTCTTCCATTTCTTGGTTTTCAAGCAGGAATTGGATATCAAAGGATGGTGTTTGGACATTGGCATTCTGGTGTTGGGGCTTGTTCTTGGAGTTTCTGGAACCTGGTCGGCTTTGGTGGAAATTTTCTCTGTTAAGGTATGA